The Fulvia fulva chromosome 1, complete sequence region GTCTGGGTCGATGTCACTGTCGTTGTAGGCTTCGCGGCGCCTCTTGGCAGGCCTCTTGGTGGGCGAGCCCTTGTGCGATTTGCGCGCTCGCTTGTGTGGACGCGCTCGGGGCGAGCTCGGTTCGTCGTTGAAGTCCAGGTCATCCGAGTCTGAGCGATTCGGGTCGAAAGGCCTCTCCCTCTTGGCCATCCCGGGCTAGAAGCGGTGCATTTGTCGAAGTGAATGCGAAAGTGATGGCCGTGGCTCCCAAGGCTTAGAAGATGGGAGTTGTTCGGGATGTGGGAGAGACGAGCGACGCGAACAGAGCGTGGCCGTGAATGGCAGCACAACTCACAACATGGGTCTGCCTGCAATTCACCGTGAGTTTTGCACAGGTCGCATGAGGATCAGGTGGCGATGAGAAGTGTATTGTTTGCGGGCGAAGAGGACAGCAGGCGGCAGAAGTGTGATGAGCGAACGTGGTTGGCTCTGGAGAGCGGCGACCGGGACTGCGACTTGAACCTGATACTGGCATACTGCGCGACCCACTTTCCACGACGCGCCAGCCGAGCTCTCCAGAGACGATAACAATGCTCAACAACGACATGTCTATCAATCCTCTACGTCCCGTGATAGTGCATGGGAAGTTGCAAAAGCGTGGTCGCATAAAGTTTCTGAGTCCATCTGCGACTTTTTGGAGCACTTCCACTCAACTTTCACGGCATATATTCATCTTGCATTTCATCGCATTTGTCCTCTTGACGCCTGCTACGTCGAAACGCGATCTGGAGTCGCGTCCAAGTCCAACTGTATGTCGACCTCACCTCTTCTTGCCACGGGAGCGTGCGCACGTGATTGAAGCTTTGGCCCGGCGTTCTTCCTTCTGGTCTTTCGTCACACTCGGGCTTTGCTTTTGGAATTCCCATGAGGCCGTCGTTGGAGCGCTTTTCACGTCGCATCTCATCGTCGACCGGCCGATACCATACACCGGACGGCCAGGTGCAGCGTAGGGAAGGCATGACCGGATGCTTGCATATGAAACGCTGCCTCTGGCAAGGCTGCAGAGCCATGTCTCTTGCTCTCTCTTGCTTGTCTTGACAGACATATCGCGGCACGCATAGACTCCTTCAGCATCTCGTACATAGACCTGTGGACTTGTTTATCGGCGACCAAGATGCACAGAGACGATATCGGCACAAAGCTCCGAGGCTTGAGACGGAGAATAAATGTGCCATGTTCCGAGTCATCCTTGGAAAAAAGTCCAGGGGCAGCTTGAAAGCATATTCGAGAGAACGATCATCAGGTTCATTGACTGCACACTTCACTTCAACCTCACTCGTTTTCCGCGGCTGTAAGCATTCTGCAACACCTTCGTAGCGAAGACATCCAGCACCCGCACCTCGGCGGACAGACCCACTCGTCCTGTGTCGTCCCCGGATCGCGCAACCGCTAGTCGATCAGCCATACAGAACTAATTCCGCGTCAAGGTCTAGGGAACTTCAGGAAACTAGAATCGCATCGCGCCGTCCTGCCACGCTTCCGTTACTACTTCCTACGATACGCCCGCCGCGACCGTTCCTCCTGAAAACACACCACCGCTGCAGGCGCGCTGCAGTGTCATCGGCTCGCAATCATGGCGGACCTGACGGAGAAGGTTGTTGAAAAGCTAGAGGTCGCCAAAGAGGCCACCAAGGAAAGCCTCGTTGGTGTTGAGTTGGAGAACCAGTCGTCGGAGCAGTCACGCGCCGAGTTCATGCAGTATGCGCAGAAGGATGAGGAGACCGGCGAGTTCTACATGAATGAGAAGGCATTCGTGGACGCTGTCGCACCGGAGGGTGAGGATTACGTGAGTATCACCTACACCACCTGAATGGCGCGCGCGGCATTGGAGCATTGGAAGGCATTGAGGTCAATCACAACTGACACCCGCCACAGCACAAGATCAAGCGCGAGCAGTATGCCGTGCTCTTCCAAGTCGCCGATCGTTCGCAGAAGAACCGCGTGTCCCTCGCAGACTGGTCTGTCTTCAACAACCTTCTAGCGAAGCCTGACGCCGAGTACGAAATTGCCTTCCGCCTGTTCGCAGACCCAAGCTCAGGTCTCGTCGACTTCAACACCTTCAAAGATGTCTACGCGCGCAACAAGACTTCAGACACAGTGCCCTTCAACTGGGACAGCGATTGGGCCAAGTTGTACCTTGGCGGCAAGAGACACAGACATTCGATGACATACCCACAATTCGCGCAGATGCTCCGTGGTCTGCAGGGAGAGCGTGTCCGTCAGGCATTCCTGCACTTCGATCGCAACGGCGATGGCTACATTGAGCCCGAGGACTTTCAGCGCATCATTGTTGAGACGGCCGCACATAAGTTGTCCGACCACTTGCTCAGCAACTTGCCGACACTCTGCAACATCTCTCCAGGCTCGCGCATATCATACGCGAACGTGAGAGCGTTCCAGAATGTCATCCGCGAGATGGACTTGGTGGAGCTTCTCATTCGCAAGGCAATCGATCGCAGCAGCGATGGCAAGATAACACGCGTGGACTTCCTGGAGGAGGCATCTCGCAGCACTCGCTTCTCACAGATGACCCCCATGGAGGCTGACATCCTCTTCCACTTCGCCTCCCTCGACCAGCCATCAGGTCGCCTCGGCATTCAAGACTTCGCCCGCGTTCTCGACGCCAGCTGGCACGCCGGTCCTGATGGTCGCGACTCACCATTGGGTGGTGTAGCTGAGGTTGGCGTCAAGGAGCACACACGTACCGGCAGCGTCCTCCACGATGTTCTCGTTTCCGTCCACCACTTCGGTCTCGGATCCCTGGCTGGAGCCTTCGGTGCCTTTATGGTCTACCCCATCGATCTGGTCAAGACTCGCATGCAGAATCAGCGCAAGGCCGGCGCAGGAAACGTACTCTACAAGAACAGCATCGACTGTTTCCAGAAGATCATTAGAAATGAGGGATTTCGTGGTCTTTACGCTGGTGTCTTGCCACAGCTTGTCGGTGTTGCGCCTGAGAAGGCCATCAAGCTCACCGTAAACGACCTTGTGCGGGGCAAGATGACTGACGCAAAGAACGGCCAGATCCCATTCTGGGCAGAGATGCTGGCAGGTGGTTCTGCAGGTGGATGTCAAGTCATCTTCACCAACCCGCTCGAGATCGTCAAGATCCGTCTTCAGGTGCAGGGTGAGGCCATGCGTGCCGCAGCTCAGGAGGGTGAAGTGATTAAGAAGCGCTCCGCCCTCTGGATTGTGCGACACTTGGGTCTCGTCGGTCTCTACAAGGGAGCATCGGCATGTCTCCTCCGAGACATTCCTTTCTCAGCGATCTACTTCCCGACCTACGCTCATCTCAAGAAGGACATGTTCGGAGAGTCACCAACCAAGAAGCTTGGCGTCCTCCAGCTCCTCACCGCCGGTGCTATTGCCGGTATGCCAGCTGCCTACCTCACCACTCCCGCCGACGTGATCAAGACTCGTCTCCAAGTTGAGGCTCGCAAGGGCGACACCACATACACCGGCCTCACCGACTGCGCCCGCAAGGTCTTCAAGGAGGAGGGCTTCA contains the following coding sequences:
- a CDS encoding Calcium-binding mitochondrial carrier protein Aralar1, whose product is MADLTEKVVEKLEVAKEATKESLVGVELENQSSEQSRAEFMQYAQKDEETGEFYMNEKAFVDAVAPEGEDYHKIKREQYAVLFQVADRSQKNRVSLADWSVFNNLLAKPDAEYEIAFRLFADPSSGLVDFNTFKDVYARNKTSDTVPFNWDSDWAKLYLGGKRHRHSMTYPQFAQMLRGLQGERVRQAFLHFDRNGDGYIEPEDFQRIIVETAAHKLSDHLLSNLPTLCNISPGSRISYANVRAFQNVIREMDLVELLIRKAIDRSSDGKITRVDFLEEASRSTRFSQMTPMEADILFHFASLDQPSGRLGIQDFARVLDASWHAGPDGRDSPLGGVAEVGVKEHTRTGSVLHDVLVSVHHFGLGSLAGAFGAFMVYPIDLVKTRMQNQRKAGAGNVLYKNSIDCFQKIIRNEGFRGLYAGVLPQLVGVAPEKAIKLTVNDLVRGKMTDAKNGQIPFWAEMLAGGSAGGCQVIFTNPLEIVKIRLQVQGEAMRAAAQEGEVIKKRSALWIVRHLGLVGLYKGASACLLRDIPFSAIYFPTYAHLKKDMFGESPTKKLGVLQLLTAGAIAGMPAAYLTTPADVIKTRLQVEARKGDTTYTGLTDCARKVFKEEGFKAFFKGGPARIMRSSPQFGFTLAAYEVLQGALPFPGGEHDQELRGEKLEPAGGLGSAQASLPHLRCRNALKIINDLDLGFGKMKAPHPEGGMTSWIGGRARDAVSPSAEK